One window of the Niallia circulans genome contains the following:
- a CDS encoding DUF5412 family protein, translating to MNEILYLALFLSFFIISLVSIIFLVVLFVKMVKWKKGKYLFPRKTFFFTLSFLVVTGILYYNQYYNLDYLPSGEMNTNIVSPNGKYSIKTYHFTGIYGENAKAVLVDLNKNKEKTIYFNRFDYDPYVEWVTNDQVVIGEEKLNIHKDTYDYRHDPNALRGLTRQRLEH from the coding sequence ATGAATGAAATATTATATTTGGCCTTATTTCTATCATTTTTTATCATATCACTAGTATCTATAATTTTTCTTGTTGTCCTATTTGTAAAAATGGTTAAATGGAAAAAAGGGAAATACCTATTCCCTCGAAAAACATTTTTCTTTACTCTTTCTTTTTTAGTAGTTACTGGCATTCTCTACTACAATCAATATTATAATTTGGATTATCTCCCGTCCGGAGAAATGAATACTAATATTGTATCGCCAAACGGTAAATACTCTATAAAAACTTATCATTTTACCGGTATTTATGGTGAGAATGCAAAAGCAGTCTTGGTTGATTTAAATAAGAATAAGGAAAAAACCATTTACTTTAATCGATTCGATTATGATCCATATGTGGAATGGGTAACGAACGACCAAGTAGTAATCGGTGAGGAGAAGTTAAATATCCATAAAGACACTTACGATTATAGACATGATCCAAACGCTCTTCGAGGGTTAACTCGGCAAAGATTAGAACATTAG
- the tnpA gene encoding IS66 family insertion sequence element accessory protein TnpA — protein sequence MTRIHNLELRKKREQRISDYKSSGQSQVKCCEDNGISYQQFGYWKKKIKDQSTEKINNSWVPVIIEEPRTSPTRDISSSLL from the coding sequence ATGACTAGAATCCATAATTTAGAACTACGAAAAAAACGGGAACAAAGAATTTCTGACTACAAATCTAGTGGTCAATCCCAAGTTAAATGTTGTGAGGACAATGGGATAAGTTATCAGCAATTTGGATATTGGAAGAAAAAGATTAAAGATCAAAGTACGGAGAAAATAAATAATTCTTGGGTTCCAGTAATCATTGAGGAACCTAGAACTTCACCAACTAGAGACATATCATCTTCTCTTTTATGA